The genomic window TGAATTATAGCCtatgagagagagatgcagagattCGGATGATGATTTCCATTGGCAGATGATAGTGTGGAGAACACGTGTCCATTTTTGCCTCACATTTTTTTTCTGACCCGGAATTCTTACATGTCACACCAAGAAGGGAAATAATCTGACTGCCAATGCACGGGCTAGGTTTGCGTCTTATGGAAATCTTTGGTTGCAGATCTGAGGAAAACACGTATAATATCATCCCCTCTGCGGCAACGATGCTTTTCCACGGACTCCCTGGAGGCGACATGCACGGTGTTGTGGAAGAAATGGAGCGGAGAGGAAAGAGCGAATCCGCAGCTATCAGTTCGGCCATAGACATGGGAGAATCTGAAACGGTAGGCAACTGAACAGCCACACGCTGAGGGGCGATTGCAATCGAGAGTATAGCGAGCAGTTGTGTGCAAATATCATAATGAGCAGCGAAACGTTGATGCCCAAAATGCAGGAGCAGTGCACTATAAAATCATACTTGGGATATTAAAAAAGACTTGAGATAGGCTATTAAAACTTGTTGGACTAAGAAATAACTTACTTTTGGAGTGTATTGTTATTCTGAATATGTCTTAAACAATGTATGTATGATTGTGGAATTATTTTGAATCTGTATCACAAAACAATTTAGCGTAATCTAATAATAATAGGCTAATGAATTCATAGGCATATGCTAATCTGTTAATAGCAAATATCAGTGATGTTTTTACTATGCACACTCAAGTGTTTTTAAGCATGACATTGTTCTGGTGTTAGATATGTTGTGGATTTAAACGAAATCATAATGATATGAATGTTTCGTCATTTTCTACTTTTGAAATTGTACAACATTACACATTTATCAGTTCGTTGTGCAAAAGAGTATGCGGCCTATATGCAACTGATTATGCCCTTACAAATAAGGGTACATAGAGATATGTTTTACCTTTAGACTAAAACGTGCATGTGTTCAAATCTTGTTTGATAAAATGTAACTTCAGTTAAATTACAAATGAATTCGTTAGAATAGTAACAaatgggagggggggggtcttCTTCCTATAACATTGGCATTCACTGTGTTGCCTATATTTGTTGCCTAGGCCTAATGGGGGGGGTAGAAGTGCTTTGGTCTTTGGTCTGTTTGGCTATATGTGATAATGTATTCGTATTGTGATGCATTTCCTTGTCTTGTTATGTGGTTTTAGCCAAATCAAAGTTTTAAGACAAATTACATTAGCTGAGGTGAACGTTTtagcatcccccccccccccataataaTAATAGTCCCAAAAGTGTTTTTAAGAAATGATCATTTTCATGAAAGTTTTTAAAAGAGGTAAACCATTTTAGAGAATAGGCCTAAAAAGAATGAAGTGTCTGTGTTTGTAAGTGTGTTTTGATTTGATTGGGATTTCTGACATCGTAAATCTTGGTGCGAGTACGCCGTTTTATTTCGAGGAATACAGGCTACATAACATgtgctttgttgttgtttatggATTAATGTTTCACTTTTAAATGCCCAAAATGTTTAGAACAAGATATGCTTTGGTCTAGAATAGGATACAGTTAGCCTAGCTATGGGCCTGTAAACTTGCATATTTTAATTGATGTGAAAAAAATATTCCTTCATTTCTAGACTAACTAAATATCCCTGTACTATGCGTTGCAATGGCATCAGTCAGATATTACAATATGTTCATGCAAAACATCATATTTAAAAGAAGGTCTGATAAAAAGGAGCATATCATCGGGCGGGAAATTAAATCTTATTTCGATATGGGTGTTTGATGACATGTGGTTGGTCTGTGTTTtaagtttgtgtttgtttgtcttttaGAACATGCAGTGCATGAACAGTGACAGGGTGGCTCTGTGCGCGGGCTGTGGAGGGAAGATTGCTGACCGCTACTATCTGCTCGCCGTAGACAAACAGTGGCACATGCGCTGTCTCAAGTGCTGCGAGTGTAAACTCAACCTGGAGTCCGAGCTCACCTGCTTCAGTAAAGACGGAAGCATCTACTGCAAGGAGGATTATTACAGGTAACTCCATAAACTCCGCCACATGTAAAAGTGTTTGGTGGTTATGAAGAATAGCAAACGTTTGAAGTCAGATTTGCCCTAAAAACAGTCACCCCTGGACACATGATATTTAATTTGGGTATTACAACACCATATAATAGGCTTTAATGTAGTCTATAGCGTGGCCATACTACAGAGCTTCGACAAAACATTAAAAGTGCCCTTGCGCAAAACGCATTACATCTGGCCCGTGTGATAGTTTCAAAGTACTTTACATAATTCTGTTTCAAAGCGGGACTTGGAGTGGGTTTACATAGCTGCCAATGTACTGTGTGTGCTACTAATTGACGTGGTTAAGCCTCATTCACATCTAATCAAAATGTGTCCATGCACTGACTAGGTTCTGTCTTCTCTGCAGAAGGTTTTCGGTCCAGAGATGTGCCCGATGCCACCTTGGGATCTCGGCTTCAGAGATGGTGATGCGGGCCAGGGACTTGGTGTACCACTTGAACTGTTTCACCTGCACATCCTGCAACAAGATGCTAACGACTGGGGACCACTTTGGCATGAAAGACAGTCTGGTGTACTGTCGGCTGCACTTTGAAAATCTCATACAGGGGGAATATCAGACACATTTCAATCATGCGGATGTAGCCTCTCACAAAGGACTGGGACCTGCCAACGCTTTGGGACTATCCTACTTCAACGGCGTGGGGAGTGTGCAGAAAGGGCGGCCCAGGAAAAGGAAAAGTCCCGGGCCAGGAGCAGATTTAGCAGCCTACAATGCCGGTAAGACTACAGTGATAACGTTTCCATTTAATATAAGCCTTTTCAGAACAACGCCATATTGACTCAATGGCCACTCCCCCTAATCAAAAAGTTTTCATTGCGTATGACAAAATTACATCACTCTGCAATTTATAAATATTGCCAAGGCCTGCTATTAACAACGCAGGCCAACAATCATTACAGGTTGGGACTTAAAAGCGCAGGCGAGTTTTTATCCGAACGATTTTAAGCATGGTAATCATTTAAATAGAGTAACTTACTTGTTCTCAATAATATATAATCTGCATTCGATGCAACGACAATTTTATATAGATGTTGCATGCTTTTAGGCTAATGTGTTTGTTATCTCAATCGTGACAGTTCTTTCTCATTCAAATAGAGAGGTGCAAAACATTTCGCCCTCATCATTGCATCAGTTAATCTCCAACGATTTAAATAGGCTATCATAATCAATTGATGTTATGATATTTTGTTTTTTGCAACCAATATTTTCAAACCAATATTTCAATGACTTCTTTCTGTTCATTGATTTAAGCTATAGGCTATTATTTCTTAGGCCTAAAAGGCACATGGGGCCTATAGCAGAAGACACGTAGCCAATTATTTGATTTGACTATACAGAGTTGTTTTTTAATGTTCATGTTCTTTACCTCCATGGACGTTCCGATTTTGTTCATGTCAGAAAAGTATCTTAGCCTAAAGGGTTGTAATATTGCATATCTTATTTGTGCTCTGGAGAAACTCAACACCAAATGTGACCATCATTGTAGGCTACACTGTCGTTGGACACATCTGAGTTCATTTAGGCCTAATATTCAAAACATTTGACATCATTTCTCAGACGAAATTATAACATGGTGGTTTACCAAATTGCTGCCGATTATTCATCCGAAATCCCTCTCTCTACAATTCAATTGCAATTCAACAGTGTGTAGCAGGGCAGTTTTATCCATAACATTTTTCCTCCTGTCCTCTGAAAAATGTTTTTGAAGTTCCGGCTTTCGCCTTAGCTATTTTCCACTTGTCAGGCTCTATAGACGTCTAAAGTTCCCCTTCTCGCCCCGTTGCGCGCTCGGGGACCGGTTGGTCTGGGACGGGGCCAGGATGGGTGTGCACTACAAGAGATCAATGAGACTTGATGAGTTATCCAGTAGTGATTGTGGCCAATGAGCAGTTGTTGCAACAGCAAAATAATTTATATCATCAAGAAGGCCCCTTCAATAAGCGTCCTTGTCTTCTTGTATCGACATTTGTGTCTTGGGAATGAAACATTGCTGTCAGTTATTGTGTTATTAAACTGTTTGCAGGTGCATTCCATCCAGCTTTCGTCAAATAAGTCAATCGTAGAATACAACATTGACAAAGGACAAGGTGAATCGATCTACCTTCAGGATATTATCCTACAGGCTATTCAAATAGGCGTATATAAAATCACTTTTCTATTTAGGCCTACGCATCACTAGCCCGTGTGTCATCATTCACTTGGTCATATGAAGATTTTCCACATGGTTCATCATCTGATTGAGTCACCATACTTTTTCATCCAGTAAACCCAAGTAGCATGTCTCACAACATCTAAGCGAGAAGGGAGGGGGTGGGGTCTCTACTGCCCTCTACTGTTTACGGATTGGGCCACTGACTGCTATGCAGATCAACCCTACTGTATTTGATTAATAAACAACGTATTTAAAGTAGGCTATTGACTAAAGTCACCTAACAATCTTTCACAAACGAAATCGACGTTGTGCTTTAGTAAACATCCAATACGTTTCTGAATGTGTTGTGGTCTGCAGAAGCAAACCTATACATTATTTCCAGCTGTTGTCCGAAAGGTACTCATCAGCCTATCAATAGCGTTTGAGAATTTGCGAACGAGAAATACTTTTTACGTATGTATGGTGTTTGTGGTGTATTGTCTGAAGTGTTATTCTAAGAAATTTGAATGACTAATATTTATTGTATGCAGCATTGAATATGTCTGAACTGTTATGAATAGATAGCAACACTTAAGCATTTGCCAAGAAAATACTGTCATGGAAATGTGTCATGTTTTTGCGTCCACGATTCGATTATCTAAGACAGAATATAGCATATGGCAATTAATATGACCACAGCCATCACACAATTAGcgttattattagtagtagtagtaggcctaGTACTAGTTGTAGTAGTATCAACCTATAATAATTAGactatttttatattttattttacccgTTTTATGTGCTTATTATTTCAACTCAATTCATGGCATTTTTATTTCGCAAACTGCCAATGCGTATTTCACAGACACTCCTGCCAATACTAGCCAGAAGTAATTCACATGCACATATTTTAATTGGTTGATATCTTACACAACCCGCCTATGACACCATATAGTGAGTGCTGCTTAATGTATGTGAATGTAACACTGGCTATCGCCCTAAAAATGTGTCATTGTTAGAAGTCAATGTTCATGTTAACACTGACATATACAAATATCACAAATACATCAAATATGTtacaaatataatataatatttggATTATGGTACTGGGTGGTGTAAGGGCCTTATTAGACAT from Salmo trutta chromosome 9, fSalTru1.1, whole genome shotgun sequence includes these protein-coding regions:
- the lhx2b gene encoding LIM/homeobox protein Lhx2b isoform X1; protein product: MHGLGLRLMEIFGCRSEENTYNIIPSAATMLFHGLPGGDMHGVVEEMERRGKSESAAISSAIDMGESETNMQCMNSDRVALCAGCGGKIADRYYLLAVDKQWHMRCLKCCECKLNLESELTCFSKDGSIYCKEDYYRRFSVQRCARCHLGISASEMVMRARDLVYHLNCFTCTSCNKMLTTGDHFGMKDSLVYCRLHFENLIQGEYQTHFNHADVASHKGLGPANALGLSYFNGVGSVQKGRPRKRKSPGPGADLAAYNAALSCNENDGDSMDRDSYSSSQKTKRMRTSFKHHQLRTMKSYFAINHNPDAKDLKQLAQKTGLTKRVLQVWFQNARAKFRRNLMRQENTGVDKTSDGSTLQGGTPSGPASEASMSPSSTPTTLTDLTNPTMPTVTSVLTSVSGSMDVHECRSPSQTTLTSLF
- the lhx2b gene encoding LIM/homeobox protein Lhx2b isoform X2, whose amino-acid sequence is MHGLGLRLMEIFGCRSEENTYNIIPSAATMLFHGLPGGDMHGVVEEMERRGKSESAAISSAIDMGESETNMQCMNSDRVALCAGCGGKIADRYYLLAVDKQWHMRCLKCCECKLNLESELTCFSKDGSIYCKEDYYRFSVQRCARCHLGISASEMVMRARDLVYHLNCFTCTSCNKMLTTGDHFGMKDSLVYCRLHFENLIQGEYQTHFNHADVASHKGLGPANALGLSYFNGVGSVQKGRPRKRKSPGPGADLAAYNAALSCNENDGDSMDRDSYSSSQKTKRMRTSFKHHQLRTMKSYFAINHNPDAKDLKQLAQKTGLTKRVLQVWFQNARAKFRRNLMRQENTGVDKTSDGSTLQGGTPSGPASEASMSPSSTPTTLTDLTNPTMPTVTSVLTSVSGSMDVHECRSPSQTTLTSLF
- the lhx2b gene encoding LIM/homeobox protein Lhx2b isoform X4, with the protein product MHGLGLRLMEIFGCRSEENTYNIIPSAATMLFHGLPGGDMHGVVEEMERRGKSESAAISSAIDMGESETNMQCMNSDRVALCAGCGGKIADRYYLLAVDKQWHMRCLKCCECKLNLESELTCFSKDGSIYCKEDYYRRFSVQRCARCHLGISASEMVMRARDLVYHLNCFTCTSCNKMLTTGDHFGMKDSLVYCRLHFENLIQGEYQTHFNHADVASHKGLGPANALGLSYFNGVGSVQKGRPRKRKSPGPGADLAAYNAALSCNENDGDSMDRDSYSSSQKTKRMRTSFKHHQLRTMKSYFAINHNPDAKDLKQLAQKTGLTKRVLQSQRCCLAVVHRSGSRMLGPSSGGT
- the lhx2b gene encoding LIM/homeobox protein Lhx2b isoform X3, whose translation is MLFHGLPGGDMHGVVEEMERRGKSESAAISSAIDMGESETNMQCMNSDRVALCAGCGGKIADRYYLLAVDKQWHMRCLKCCECKLNLESELTCFSKDGSIYCKEDYYRRFSVQRCARCHLGISASEMVMRARDLVYHLNCFTCTSCNKMLTTGDHFGMKDSLVYCRLHFENLIQGEYQTHFNHADVASHKGLGPANALGLSYFNGVGSVQKGRPRKRKSPGPGADLAAYNAALSCNENDGDSMDRDSYSSSQKTKRMRTSFKHHQLRTMKSYFAINHNPDAKDLKQLAQKTGLTKRVLQVWFQNARAKFRRNLMRQENTGVDKTSDGSTLQGGTPSGPASEASMSPSSTPTTLTDLTNPTMPTVTSVLTSVSGSMDVHECRSPSQTTLTSLF